One window from the genome of Rubinisphaera margarita encodes:
- a CDS encoding class I SAM-dependent methyltransferase, translating to MRCESCGLVFVPERFFLTSDAEKEQYDFHENHPADLNYRAFLSRLFDPLIERVPPGACGLDFGSGPGPTLSVMLAESGRPTEVYDPFYAPNPYVWNQTYEFITTTEVLEHLHRPAEELKRLWSVLKPGGWMGIMTRRLPPLDQFANWHYKNDPTHVVFFASESFEFLASQWNAELQLIGGDVTLLRKP from the coding sequence TTGCGTTGTGAGTCGTGTGGTCTGGTATTCGTTCCCGAGCGGTTCTTTCTCACTTCCGATGCCGAGAAGGAGCAGTACGATTTTCACGAGAACCATCCGGCCGATCTCAACTACCGAGCCTTTCTGAGCCGACTTTTCGATCCTCTGATCGAAAGGGTTCCCCCAGGCGCCTGCGGGCTGGACTTTGGCAGCGGGCCCGGACCGACGCTTTCGGTGATGCTCGCCGAGTCGGGGCGGCCTACGGAGGTTTACGACCCGTTCTATGCCCCCAATCCATATGTCTGGAATCAGACATATGAGTTCATTACCACCACCGAGGTGCTTGAACATTTGCATCGCCCGGCCGAGGAATTGAAGCGACTTTGGAGCGTGCTTAAGCCGGGCGGGTGGATGGGAATCATGACCCGGCGACTGCCTCCTCTCGATCAGTTCGCCAACTGGCACTACAAGAATGATCCGACGCACGTGGTTTTCTTCGCCAGCGAGTCCTTCGAGTTTCTGGCGAGCCAGTGGAATGCGGAACTCCAACTGATCGGAGGCGATGTCACCCTGCTGCGAAAGCCTTGA
- a CDS encoding NAD(P)/FAD-dependent oxidoreductase, producing MIAATTTVNVAAEKCWDVIIVGSGLAGSVAAIELARKKLSVLLLDQKSFPRSKPCGGCLNAEALHHLESVGVIDTINSLGGEPYSRFDLWTRGRNLSLNLPTGLGISRYRLDAALIERAVEAGAAFLPATSGQVQPRDSQYDSRTVLCRDGNVPIPVNGRVILLATGLSGNPVTGQPGFDFSTAPNGRIGLQATVPIEADFPLTSAIHMAVGRSGYVGLARIESSMINLAAAITPSALRNHSPADVCGQILAESGVPFAVDIPAESWQGTVKLTRSRKTLADERLFIVGDAAGYIEPFTGEGMATAIRGARAVVEFAAAAAQDWDPRFVRQWDLTMRRKIIRRWPCNVLSQLLRVPVLVRLAMGITVNHPVLGRTIVKSINRNFVDEKSITGPRHSRAG from the coding sequence GTGATTGCCGCAACGACCACTGTAAACGTGGCCGCCGAGAAATGCTGGGATGTCATCATCGTCGGGAGCGGTTTGGCGGGCAGCGTCGCGGCGATTGAACTGGCCCGAAAGAAGCTGAGTGTCCTGCTGCTGGATCAGAAATCCTTTCCACGCAGCAAACCCTGCGGCGGTTGCCTGAACGCGGAAGCTCTTCATCACCTGGAATCAGTCGGCGTTATCGACACGATCAACTCGCTCGGCGGCGAGCCGTACTCTCGTTTCGATCTGTGGACCCGAGGCCGAAATCTCTCATTGAACCTGCCGACCGGATTGGGAATCTCACGATATCGCCTGGATGCTGCTCTGATCGAAAGGGCTGTCGAGGCTGGTGCGGCCTTCCTTCCGGCAACATCGGGACAAGTCCAGCCGCGCGATTCTCAGTACGATTCGCGAACAGTGCTGTGTCGAGACGGGAACGTGCCAATCCCCGTTAACGGTCGCGTGATTCTCCTCGCCACGGGACTTTCGGGCAATCCCGTAACGGGACAACCCGGATTCGACTTCAGCACGGCGCCGAATGGCCGAATCGGATTACAGGCCACCGTTCCCATCGAAGCAGACTTCCCGCTGACGTCGGCCATCCATATGGCGGTCGGACGTTCGGGATATGTCGGACTCGCTCGGATCGAATCGTCGATGATCAACCTCGCGGCAGCGATCACCCCCTCTGCCCTGCGGAATCACTCACCAGCCGATGTTTGTGGTCAAATTCTCGCAGAGAGCGGCGTTCCGTTCGCCGTCGATATTCCCGCAGAGAGCTGGCAGGGGACGGTCAAACTCACACGCTCTCGCAAAACTCTCGCCGACGAGCGATTGTTCATCGTGGGGGATGCGGCCGGGTATATCGAGCCCTTTACGGGAGAGGGCATGGCAACTGCGATCCGAGGGGCGCGGGCGGTTGTCGAGTTCGCCGCAGCCGCCGCACAGGACTGGGATCCCCGTTTCGTCCGGCAATGGGATCTCACGATGCGGCGGAAGATTATCCGTCGCTGGCCGTGTAACGTCTTAAGTCAACTTCTGCGAGTTCCGGTCCTGGTCCGGTTGGCCATGGGAATCACGGTCAATCATCCCGTACTCGGTCGCACCATCGTAAAAAGTATAAATCGGAATTTTGTGGATGAAAAATCAATTACTGGGCCTCGGCACAGCCGTGCCGGCTGA
- a CDS encoding MFS transporter, whose translation MSTTSMTGNLARNPTESLPAQSRKFYYGWVMLPLAMLALAASAPGQTYGVMIFNEDIRTSLGLSYSQLALAYTLGTIIGCLPITLFGTAMDRFGLRRTMLVMVGLFSLACGLMSLVGNWLMLLLGFTFLRMLGPGALAFLSGNTLSFWFDRKLGTVDGVRSTGTALSMMIAPPFGLLLLHQFGWQNAYLCLGAIIAFGLMPLFWLLFRNSPAEFGRGLDGVEAIPPTSSADGQIEDLLSANDFTLAEAMRTPAFWIFGGGKALYALIQTALFFSLVPILSERGFGAGEAATLTTVFGTTLIFMQLIGGALADHFSPRILLSAGLLFFSSGLALVSYASSGGMIILAGVIFGCGQGTFFGAIQPVWARYYGRAHLGKIRGFLMTLMVGSSALGPLFAGATFDMFGRFSVAMNVFTLAPLPLAVLCLLAPRPQKSTCSRPVEQIASAPA comes from the coding sequence ATGTCCACAACTTCAATGACCGGCAATCTGGCCAGGAACCCGACGGAATCCTTACCGGCCCAATCGCGGAAGTTTTACTATGGCTGGGTCATGTTGCCGCTGGCGATGCTTGCTCTGGCAGCTAGCGCCCCCGGTCAGACTTATGGCGTGATGATCTTCAACGAGGACATTCGCACCAGCCTCGGGCTTTCTTACAGTCAGTTGGCTTTAGCCTACACGCTGGGGACTATCATTGGCTGTCTGCCGATCACATTGTTCGGCACGGCGATGGATCGTTTCGGTCTCCGTCGCACAATGCTTGTCATGGTGGGGCTCTTCAGTCTCGCCTGTGGTTTGATGTCGCTGGTTGGAAACTGGCTGATGCTGCTCCTCGGCTTCACGTTTCTGAGAATGCTCGGCCCCGGGGCCCTGGCGTTTCTCAGCGGCAATACGCTTTCCTTCTGGTTCGACCGGAAGCTGGGCACGGTCGACGGCGTGCGTTCAACAGGGACCGCTCTGTCGATGATGATCGCTCCGCCGTTCGGTCTTCTTCTGCTGCATCAGTTCGGCTGGCAGAATGCGTATCTGTGCCTGGGAGCAATCATTGCGTTCGGACTGATGCCGTTATTCTGGCTGCTGTTCCGCAACAGCCCGGCGGAGTTCGGAAGGGGACTGGATGGGGTCGAAGCCATCCCGCCGACGTCCTCCGCCGACGGGCAGATTGAAGACCTGCTCTCCGCGAACGACTTTACGCTCGCTGAGGCAATGCGGACGCCCGCGTTCTGGATCTTCGGAGGCGGCAAGGCGCTGTATGCACTCATCCAGACGGCGCTCTTTTTCAGCCTGGTTCCCATCCTCAGTGAACGCGGCTTTGGTGCGGGCGAGGCCGCCACGTTGACGACTGTTTTCGGGACCACGCTTATCTTCATGCAACTGATCGGCGGTGCGCTGGCTGATCACTTCTCGCCGAGAATTCTACTGAGTGCGGGGCTGCTGTTCTTCTCGAGCGGACTGGCTCTCGTCTCTTATGCTTCGTCCGGAGGGATGATCATTCTGGCCGGTGTGATCTTTGGCTGCGGACAGGGAACCTTCTTTGGAGCGATTCAACCGGTGTGGGCCCGCTACTACGGCCGCGCGCATCTGGGGAAAATCCGGGGATTCCTGATGACGCTGATGGTCGGATCTTCGGCCCTGGGCCCGCTCTTCGCTGGAGCCACGTTCGACATGTTCGGACGATTCTCAGTCGCCATGAACGTCTTCACGCTCGCTCCGCTCCCGCTCGCCGTACTCTGTTTACTGGCACCCCGACCCCAAAAGTCGACATGCAGCCGTCCCGTGGAACAGATCGCCTCGGCCCCTGCGTGA
- a CDS encoding sulfatase-like hydrolase/transferase — protein MMVVRLILSVCALFSVLSTAAPAWSADDRPNILFILADDVGQEVLGCYGGQSYSTPHLDELARTGMKFRHGFSMPVCHPTRLTLMTGKYPFRHGQVTWGDFPKAEEPFTWSNLLTESGYATYIAGKWQLCLLRDDPQHPQRMGFEHSDLFGWHEGPRYYEPMIYRDGAVREDTLGHYGPDLYVRGLIEFMKSNRDRPFLAYYSMAVCHEVTDDLDPPVPHGPFDRYDNYPEMVAEMDRNVGRLVAALEALDLRKNTLIIFTADNGTPPEIIIRAEGKELIRESVVSEQNGLLVPGGKKKLTDDGTNVPLIANWPGKIRGGQVVDDLVDMSDYLPTFAELTGSRLPEDRKIDGISFAPRLLGTGQSSREWAYAEEAVLPKPGGTEPDGTSSGLRWVRTGDWKLYNDGRLFHMRSDLQEQRPIKKNDDTTASQAARRELRAAFKELELANRDE, from the coding sequence ATGATGGTTGTAAGACTGATTCTGTCCGTATGCGCTTTGTTCTCGGTACTCTCGACCGCAGCCCCCGCGTGGTCTGCCGACGATCGGCCGAACATCCTGTTCATTCTGGCCGATGACGTCGGTCAGGAAGTTCTCGGCTGCTACGGCGGGCAATCCTACTCCACGCCCCATCTCGATGAACTCGCCCGGACGGGCATGAAGTTCCGCCATGGATTCAGCATGCCGGTCTGTCATCCGACACGGCTGACGCTCATGACCGGCAAGTACCCGTTTCGACACGGACAGGTGACCTGGGGAGATTTCCCGAAAGCCGAAGAGCCATTCACCTGGTCGAACCTGCTGACTGAGAGCGGCTACGCGACGTACATCGCCGGCAAATGGCAGCTCTGTCTATTGCGGGACGATCCGCAGCATCCTCAGCGAATGGGCTTTGAACATTCCGACCTGTTTGGCTGGCACGAAGGTCCCCGCTATTACGAGCCGATGATCTACCGCGATGGAGCCGTCCGCGAGGATACTCTCGGTCACTACGGCCCCGACCTCTATGTGCGTGGACTGATCGAGTTCATGAAATCGAACCGGGACCGTCCCTTTCTCGCTTACTATTCCATGGCCGTCTGCCATGAGGTGACCGACGATCTTGATCCCCCCGTTCCGCACGGGCCTTTCGACCGCTACGACAATTATCCGGAGATGGTCGCCGAAATGGACCGCAACGTCGGTCGGCTCGTGGCGGCTCTCGAAGCACTCGATCTGCGAAAGAACACGCTGATCATCTTCACGGCTGACAACGGAACGCCCCCCGAAATTATCATCCGGGCTGAGGGCAAAGAGCTGATCCGCGAATCGGTTGTCTCCGAGCAGAACGGCCTGCTTGTTCCCGGTGGCAAGAAAAAGCTGACGGACGACGGCACTAACGTGCCGCTGATCGCGAACTGGCCGGGGAAAATCCGGGGCGGACAGGTCGTTGATGATCTCGTGGACATGAGCGATTACCTGCCAACCTTCGCCGAGTTGACCGGTTCCAGGCTGCCTGAAGACCGGAAGATCGACGGCATCAGCTTCGCGCCCCGCCTTCTCGGCACAGGACAATCGTCTCGTGAATGGGCCTACGCCGAGGAAGCTGTTCTGCCCAAGCCGGGCGGCACGGAACCGGACGGCACCAGCAGCGGGCTCCGCTGGGTCCGCACCGGCGACTGGAAACTGTACAACGACGGCCGCCTGTTCCACATGCGGTCTGACCTTCAGGAACAACGCCCGATCAAAAAGAACGACGACACGACAGCTTCTCAAGCGGCGAGGAGGGAACTGAGAGCAGCATTCAAAGAACTGGAACTCGCCAATCGCGACGAGTAG
- a CDS encoding type III polyketide synthase: MKNQLLGLGTAVPAESVNQSDALRMTTDLVCRDDTQKRFLRVLFSHSGVERRHTVLPWQIGYEWKQSPSGGDEQSGPSTGERMQMYEAHASELAIAAARDAVAEQQIDPRLITHLVTVSCTGFSSPGIPEYLSDALGLGSTVQRVQVGFMGCHGAINGLRVARALTAEDPRAVVLLVAVELCSIHYRMHWDAEGVKGNALFADGAAAVLLGACEQPDTGGWTLQGTGSCAIPNSRDEMSWIIGDHGFEMKLTSRVPVLIEQHLRDWMAAWLDRFGYSINDIAGWAIHPGGPRILEAAEKALGLSRELCQYSHDVLRDYGNMSSPTVLFLLNRIRQDVQGPVVLLGFGPGLTAEAALFEHTGESR, encoded by the coding sequence ATGAAAAATCAATTACTGGGCCTCGGCACAGCCGTGCCGGCTGAGTCCGTCAATCAATCTGACGCCTTGCGAATGACAACGGACCTTGTCTGTCGTGATGACACGCAAAAGCGCTTTCTGCGTGTTCTCTTTTCTCATTCGGGGGTCGAGCGACGGCACACAGTTCTGCCATGGCAGATCGGTTATGAGTGGAAACAGTCTCCTTCGGGCGGCGACGAGCAAAGTGGTCCGAGTACTGGCGAGAGAATGCAGATGTACGAAGCTCATGCGTCCGAGCTGGCCATCGCCGCAGCTCGTGACGCGGTTGCCGAGCAGCAGATCGATCCCCGACTCATCACCCATCTCGTCACCGTCTCGTGCACCGGATTCTCATCTCCCGGAATTCCCGAGTATCTGAGCGATGCGCTCGGCCTGGGATCGACTGTGCAGCGCGTGCAGGTCGGATTCATGGGCTGCCATGGAGCAATAAACGGTCTGCGCGTCGCCCGCGCATTGACCGCGGAAGACCCACGGGCGGTCGTTCTGCTCGTAGCCGTCGAACTCTGCAGCATCCATTACAGAATGCATTGGGATGCAGAAGGAGTTAAGGGCAACGCACTCTTCGCCGATGGAGCAGCCGCTGTTCTCCTCGGAGCGTGTGAGCAACCAGACACCGGAGGCTGGACACTCCAGGGGACCGGGTCCTGTGCCATTCCGAATTCCAGAGACGAGATGTCCTGGATCATCGGAGACCATGGTTTCGAAATGAAACTTACAAGCCGTGTCCCCGTGCTCATCGAGCAGCACCTTCGCGACTGGATGGCCGCCTGGCTGGACCGATTCGGCTACTCGATCAACGACATCGCTGGCTGGGCGATCCATCCCGGAGGGCCTCGAATCCTGGAAGCGGCCGAGAAAGCTCTCGGACTGAGTCGCGAACTCTGTCAGTACTCCCACGACGTCCTGAGAGATTACGGAAACATGTCCTCCCCCACGGTGCTGTTCCTGCTCAACCGAATACGTCAGGACGTTCAGGGCCCTGTCGTCCTGCTTGGATTCGGACCAGGCTTGACTGCGGAAGCCGCATTGTTCGAACACACCGGCGAGTCGAGATAG
- a CDS encoding SAM-dependent methyltransferase — translation MIVPHRVADAAGVARHYDELDSFYRDVWGEHLHHGYWKTRRESPAAAVEGLTRELANELSLRPGNTVCDVGCGYGGTSRLLAREFGVRVTGVTVSSSQHQYAVQASQDLDSVNYMLCNWLENDFSDGSFDALISIECLSHIEDKPRFFQEVARVLKPGGRAAMAVWLAAPDAGRFSTEYLLRPICEEGRLPGMATSPEVASMISEAGLQLDREVEIGRNVRKTWRICARRLAWKVCTQGRYRAVLLDRSTSNRIFALTLFRILTAYQTGAMQYGLFTMSKALAAPDCEEQT, via the coding sequence ATGATTGTTCCTCACCGAGTAGCGGATGCGGCTGGTGTGGCACGGCATTACGATGAGCTTGATTCGTTCTACCGGGATGTCTGGGGCGAACATCTGCATCACGGATACTGGAAGACACGCCGGGAAAGTCCGGCCGCGGCCGTCGAAGGTCTGACACGGGAACTGGCCAACGAACTGAGCCTGCGGCCCGGCAACACGGTATGTGATGTGGGTTGCGGATACGGCGGAACGTCACGGCTTCTCGCCAGAGAATTTGGCGTGAGGGTAACTGGGGTGACAGTCTCCTCCAGCCAGCATCAGTACGCTGTCCAGGCCTCGCAGGACCTGGATTCGGTCAACTACATGCTCTGCAACTGGCTGGAGAATGATTTCTCGGATGGGTCGTTCGATGCCCTGATCTCGATTGAATGCCTCAGTCACATCGAAGACAAACCACGCTTCTTTCAGGAAGTTGCCCGGGTGCTGAAGCCGGGCGGACGAGCGGCGATGGCTGTCTGGCTGGCGGCTCCCGATGCCGGCCGCTTCTCCACCGAATACCTGCTGCGCCCGATCTGCGAGGAAGGCCGACTTCCCGGCATGGCAACCTCGCCGGAAGTCGCTTCAATGATTTCTGAAGCCGGGCTGCAACTCGATCGGGAGGTTGAGATCGGCCGGAACGTGCGCAAAACCTGGAGAATCTGTGCCCGCCGGCTCGCATGGAAGGTTTGCACGCAGGGCCGGTATCGAGCCGTTTTGCTCGACCGCTCAACGTCGAATCGCATCTTCGCTCTGACGTTATTCCGCATCCTAACGGCGTATCAGACTGGAGCCATGCAATACGGTCTATTCACCATGAGTAAAGCTCTAGCTGCTCCCGACTGCGAGGAGCAGACATGA
- a CDS encoding methyltransferase domain-containing protein, translating into MIGRALRHRQREPELMDQPGLDARLHAQALNGLARVNTISRTAPMLWNRIRKLPRKAAEPLRVLDVACGGGDTALSLARLASRSGANVEVSGCDFSSTAIAHASQAAESAGVRVRFFEQDVLAQPLPDDYDVIYSTLFLHHLSEEDAVRLLTNMRQAARQMVLVSDLKRTWRSYAMTYVGIRLLTRSRICHVDGPLSVRAAFTPEEARDLALQAGLKDHSLQLCWPERFLLTWRTS; encoded by the coding sequence ATGATTGGCCGTGCCCTTCGCCACAGACAGCGGGAACCGGAACTGATGGATCAGCCGGGTCTCGACGCCCGTCTGCACGCCCAGGCCCTGAATGGTCTGGCGCGGGTCAACACAATCAGCCGCACCGCTCCCATGCTCTGGAATCGCATCAGAAAGTTGCCGCGCAAGGCAGCCGAGCCGCTGCGGGTCCTCGATGTCGCCTGCGGTGGTGGGGATACGGCACTCTCGCTGGCCAGACTCGCCAGCCGGTCTGGCGCGAACGTTGAAGTGAGCGGTTGCGATTTCAGTTCGACCGCCATTGCACATGCCAGCCAGGCAGCCGAGTCTGCTGGAGTGCGAGTGCGCTTCTTCGAACAGGACGTCCTCGCGCAGCCTCTGCCCGACGACTACGATGTGATTTACTCCACGCTGTTTCTGCATCATCTCAGTGAAGAAGACGCGGTTCGCCTTCTCACCAATATGCGGCAGGCGGCGAGGCAGATGGTTCTCGTCAGCGATTTAAAGCGAACCTGGCGGAGCTACGCGATGACTTATGTCGGGATCCGTTTGCTGACGCGATCTCGCATCTGCCACGTTGATGGTCCCCTTTCCGTGAGGGCCGCCTTCACGCCGGAAGAGGCGCGGGATCTTGCGCTTCAAGCCGGTTTGAAAGACCACTCCCTCCAACTCTGCTGGCCCGAACGGTTCCTGCTGACCTGGAGGACATCGTGA
- a CDS encoding glycoside hydrolase family 88 protein: MHGNLRLGFALFALAFFISNSAVPRTVIAQWLEVPIGRDNHGQPLKATVSPNGNDAAVRVLVVNAGAWIRTISVDDLPEALELSAIDLLLTKRTFPPRGTAYNDGDIAGLYFWRWLGSQGFDHVLIVGDDGHDLKKALETNAVAKMGTIPSTVVASPEHLEALLQSGNLAARHPDNAATERRKRADRTPIEVATALAAHYGRRLDSIAYIPSLAVIGRQRLGELTGNQKWNAEANAVITPWLEQDHTTNSGKVPGASTVAGYLVFVDAFDRDGEARARKIVQNVASIGIDRKTGEPVDVVPNHSEMSDSVFMDPPLLAAAGRLTGDPNYFQACLNHVRAIQKLCLRTDGIYRHSPLDQAAWGRGNGFPALGLALVLSEMPSTWPGHAELVDDFQHHLAALLPYQDATGMWHQVIDHPESYPEFSCTCMLTFAMLRGMRLGILDEEIYGEPAARGWAAIKRRIDTNGLDLTDVCTGTGKQKDLEAYFHRTAILGKDDRGGAMALMLATEQGFRDREHPAQD; encoded by the coding sequence ATGCACGGAAACCTGAGACTGGGCTTCGCTCTGTTTGCGTTGGCGTTCTTCATCAGTAACAGTGCCGTTCCCCGGACCGTCATCGCTCAGTGGCTAGAGGTTCCTATTGGTCGCGATAACCACGGGCAGCCCCTTAAAGCGACGGTCTCCCCGAACGGAAACGACGCCGCCGTGCGGGTGCTCGTTGTCAACGCGGGTGCCTGGATCAGGACGATATCGGTCGACGATCTCCCGGAAGCACTGGAGCTTTCCGCAATTGACCTGTTACTCACCAAGAGAACGTTTCCTCCGCGAGGAACAGCCTACAACGACGGCGACATCGCCGGCCTCTATTTCTGGCGATGGCTTGGCTCCCAGGGGTTTGATCATGTCCTTATTGTCGGAGACGACGGCCATGATTTGAAGAAGGCGCTCGAAACCAACGCCGTCGCGAAGATGGGTACGATTCCCTCCACTGTTGTCGCCTCTCCAGAGCATCTCGAGGCGCTCCTCCAGTCTGGAAATCTCGCTGCGAGGCATCCTGACAACGCGGCGACTGAACGTCGGAAACGGGCCGATCGCACGCCAATCGAAGTCGCCACCGCGCTGGCGGCTCATTACGGTCGGCGACTGGACAGCATCGCTTACATTCCATCACTCGCCGTCATCGGACGTCAGCGGCTGGGAGAGCTTACAGGGAATCAGAAGTGGAATGCTGAGGCAAATGCGGTCATCACGCCCTGGCTGGAGCAGGACCACACAACGAACTCAGGCAAGGTGCCCGGTGCCTCGACCGTGGCCGGGTACCTCGTCTTCGTCGACGCCTTTGACCGTGACGGCGAAGCTCGTGCCAGGAAGATTGTGCAGAACGTCGCTTCAATTGGAATCGACCGAAAGACGGGTGAGCCGGTCGATGTTGTTCCGAATCACAGTGAGATGAGCGATTCAGTCTTCATGGATCCTCCCCTACTTGCTGCCGCCGGACGCCTGACGGGTGACCCCAACTACTTTCAGGCTTGCCTGAATCATGTTCGCGCAATCCAGAAACTCTGTCTGCGTACAGACGGCATCTATCGCCATTCGCCACTCGATCAAGCGGCCTGGGGCCGAGGCAACGGGTTTCCGGCGTTGGGACTCGCGCTGGTCCTCAGCGAGATGCCTTCCACCTGGCCCGGGCACGCGGAGCTGGTTGACGACTTCCAGCACCACCTGGCGGCTCTACTGCCGTATCAGGATGCGACGGGAATGTGGCATCAGGTGATCGATCATCCTGAGAGCTACCCCGAGTTCAGCTGCACTTGCATGCTCACCTTCGCAATGCTTCGCGGAATGCGACTCGGGATTCTCGACGAAGAGATTTATGGCGAACCAGCGGCACGGGGTTGGGCGGCCATCAAGCGACGCATCGATACGAACGGTCTTGATCTGACTGACGTCTGCACCGGCACCGGTAAACAAAAGGACCTTGAAGCGTACTTTCATCGCACGGCGATCCTCGGCAAAGACGACCGCGGCGGAGCAATGGCTCTGATGCTCGCCACAGAGCAGGGCTTCCGGGACCGCGAGCACCCTGCTCAGGATTAA